One window of Magallana gigas chromosome 2, xbMagGiga1.1, whole genome shotgun sequence genomic DNA carries:
- the LOC105334150 gene encoding zinc finger and BTB domain-containing protein 49 — translation MTEYKRQPKEDVCHLLQSVILQICEEHYQSRGDVEVDAIICLSTLDSESQDVVKIHKVLPSGNRRSRPERTSLDAKIKHSRKLKNTKQQHFKRNSYLSRYPRKQYNAVHITNDHREDLGDTEACSSQIEYINDDVENNLTQNVCHVEGEELSKEASDEHHDLDNCIDFPKERKMSTDEIEQNNFIPNQTEEERFAVSDVSTIKIEPRELTDEQESETNLPNFSSRPKRKQNPKRIIRLHDSQNHYQNDTGSFESETEEQYSNLTPKEEFVEEKQVVEDSGDTDEFQLWSAQIKSELYSHNPEEDEDLFGETESNQDNVDMETRHSSPGQVETPPRKVLKLENKRVTQSLRHSESKVFQCSKCGSGFSSKKSQMRHERYNCGDIPHFECNVCGKFYSRADSKTRHLWKIHGIKISTPDKNNPTDFP, via the coding sequence ATGACCGAGTACAAGAGACAGCCCAAAGAGGATGTGTGTCACTTGCTGCAGTCTGTGATTTTACAGATCTGTGAGGAACATTATCAATCACGCGGGGATGTAGAGGTGGACGCCATCATATGTTTGTCTACCCTGGACTCAGAAAGTCAAGATGTGGTCAAAATACACAAAGTTTTACCCTCTGGCAACAGAAGAAGTAGACCAGAAAGGACATCTCTTGATGCCAAGATTAAACATTCCAGAAAGCTGAAAAATACAAAGCAGCAACACTTCAAAAGAAATTCTTATCTATCTAGATATCCAAGAAAACAGTACAATGCAGTTCACATCACAAATGACCATCGCGAAGATCTTGGAGACACTGAAGCTTGTAGCTCTCAGATAGAATACATAAATGATGATGTTGAAAATAATCTAACACAAAATGTTTGTCATGTAGAAGGAGAAGAGTTGTCGAAAGAAGCTTCAGATGAACATCATGATCTGGATAATTGTATAGACTTTCCAAAGGAGAGAAAAATGTCAACAGAtgaaattgaacaaaataaCTTTATTCCGAATCAAACTGAAGAAGAAAGATTTGCCGTGTCAGATGTGTCCACAATCAAGATAGAACCCAGGGAACTAACAGATGAACAGGAATCCGAGACAAACCTGCCAAATTTTTCAAGTCGtccaaaaagaaaacaaaatccgAAAAGAATTATACGCCTGCATGATTCCCAAAACCATTATCAAAATGATACAGGGAGTTTTGAAAGTGAAACAGAGGAACAATATTCCAATTTGACTCCAAAAGAAGAATTTGTAGAGGAGAAACAGGTGGTTGAAGACAGTGGAGATACTGATGAATTCCAGCTATGGTCAGCACAGATTAAATCCGAATTATACTCTCACAATCCTGAAGAAGATGAAGATTTGTTTGGGGAAACAGAGTCCAATCAGGATAATGTTGACATGGAAACCAGACACTCCTCCCCAGGGCAAGTAGAAACCCCTCCAAGGAAAGTTTTAAAGCTCGAGAATAAAAGGGTGACACAGAGTCTTAGACACAGTGAAAGCAAAGTATTTCAGTGCAGTAAGTGTGGTTCAGGGTTCAGCAGTAAGAAATCTCAGATGAGACATGAGCGGTACAATTGTGGGGACATTCCTCATTTTGAGTGTAACGTGTGTGGGAAATTCTATTCCAGGGCAGACAGTAAAACTAGGCACCTATGGAAAATACATGGTATTAAAATTTCCACCCCAGATAAAAATAATCCTACCGATTTTCCATAG